From Leptodactylus fuscus isolate aLepFus1 chromosome 11, aLepFus1.hap2, whole genome shotgun sequence, one genomic window encodes:
- the FANCF gene encoding Fanconi anemia group F protein: MAGKMKSLLDNLDQYIEVLALSQSVHAKDWDVLHVQKALEWGAYFQHVHHRFKANKDVTNSIDAHLSAKNLELSSYIKNYHHVRFDDLGRGRDLLCMSLLQNKAVPDTVFKYVSVLVRNPDSMGAESICLSHGISQKVASELLLSLPLLANEGLHELLDDPIVITQADLLRSSLEGKLKISEDNLKSSIVSDILSRISKPRVYHLIASILLSHDAMDSEHRGLFHDLLLDWVLSDGDLFDGFFRNVNCQFLAQLSFKSTKFRNVYMDHLVKLGCSMEQDTCGKWVGDSFQLSFDGLLDHYKHLMEGPEDVKDSILIKLQTLKSQDGNYEVPGVSIWTDLLAEIHKK; the protein is encoded by the coding sequence TGAAGTCACTGCTTGATAACTTAGATCAATATATTGAGGTTCTTGCTTTATCGCAAAGTGTTCATGCCAAAGATTGGGACGTCCTACACGTGCAGAAGGCTCTTGAATGGGGCGCCTATTTTCAACATGTCCACCATCGCTTCAAGGCTAATAAAGATGTTACAAACTCCATTGACGCTCATCTTTCGGCAAAGAACCTGGAGCTTTCTAGTTATATAAAAAATTACCATCACGTTAGGTTTGATGACCTCGGCAGAGGTAGGGATCTCCTGTGTATGTCCCTTCTCCAGAACAAGGCTGTCCCTGATACCGTATTTAAATATGTATCTGTTCTGGTCCGAAACCCTGACTCCATGGGTGCTGAATCTATATGTTTAAGCCATGGTATATCCCAGAAAGTGGCTTCAGAACTTCTACTCTCTCTTCCCTTATTGGCCAACGAAGGATTACATGAGCTTTTGGACGACCCTATAGTGATCACCCAAGCTGACCTATTGAGAAGCAGTCTAGAAGGAAAACTGAAGATATCAGAAGACAACCTGAAGTCGTCCATAGTCTCAGATATTCTTAGCCGGATTTCCAAACCACGTGTCTACCACTTGATAGCATCTATACTTCTATCCCATGATGCAATGGACTCAGAACATCGGGGCTTGTTCCATGATCTTCTTCTGGATTGGGTTCTATCAGATGGTGACCTCTTTGATGGCTTTTTCAGGAACGTAAATTGTCAGTTCCTGGCACAGTTGAGTTTCAAGTCCACCAAGTTTAGGAACGTCTACATGGATCATTTGGTAAAGCTAGGGTGTAGTATGGAACAAGACACTTGTGGGAAATGGGTTGGTGACTCCTTTCAACTATCTTTTGATGGCCTGTTGGATCATTACAAGCATCTCATGGAGGGACCTGAAGATGTTAAAGACTCCATATTAATTAAACTTCAGACCTTAAAAAGTCAGGATGGGAACTATGAAGTGCCCGGTGTCAGCATATGGACTGACCTATTAGCTGAAATCCATAAAAAATAA
- the LOC142185489 gene encoding vomeronasal type-2 receptor 26-like, which produces MNPPLVVISGQYCIILKTMVPPRSVCSDSCPTGYRKMIHEGKPPCCYDCVPCPRGEISNHTDMISCWQCPDDLWPNEKKDKCIKKQVTYLSYEEMLGTTLACSAIVLLIASLVTLAIFVHYWNSPVIKATNRYLSFLLLLSLTFTFGSCLLFIGHPGQITCLLRQTIFGLSFTVSVSTLLAKTILVVLAFRATKPASRLRRFMGKKVPCFIVSFCSSIQALICALWLGTCPPTPILDIHSQPGLIVIECDEHVGFYVMLSYIGCLAMGCLVIAFPARNLPDRYNEAKFITFSMLVFFSAWIPFIPGYLSTKGKYTVAVEVFAILVSAAGVLGCISFPKIFIIFCTPEKKKTGARKCLSPATKCTRKRVS; this is translated from the exons atgaacccgcccttagtggtAATATCTGGTCAGTATTGCATCATCCTCAAGACCATG GTCCCACCgcgttctgtctgcagtgacagcTGTCCAACAGGGTACAGGAAAATGATTCATGAAGGAAAGCCACCCTGCTGCTACGACTGTGTTCCTTGCCCCAGAGGAGAAATTAGCAACCACACCG ACATGATCAGCTGCTGGCAATGCCCAGATGACCTATGGCCAAATGAGAAGAAagacaaatgcattaaaaaacaaGTCACCTATCTGTCCTATGAAGAAATGTTGGGTACAACCCTTGCCTGCAGTGCCATAGTGCTTTTGATAGCTTCTCTGGTAACCCTTGCCATCTTCGTCCATTACTGGAACTCTCCAGTCATTAAGGCCACCAACAGATACCTAAGTTTCCTCCTTCTTTTGTCCCTCACGTTTACATTCGGCAGCTGTCTACTCTTCATTGGCCATCCAGGGCAGATAACATGTTTACTACGTCAAACAATTTTTGGATTGTCTTTTACTGTTTCTGTGTCCACCTTGTTGGCTAAAACTATACTTGTTGTTCTGGCCTTTCGAGCTACCAAACCTGCAAGCCGGCTGAGAAGATTCATGGGGAAGAAGGTTCCATGCTTCATTGTTAGTTTTTGCTCCTCTATCCAGGCTCTTATCTGTGCCTTGTGGTTGGGAACATGTCCTCCTACCCCAATTTTGGATATCCACTCACAGCCTGGTCTGATAGTCATTGAATGTGACGAGCACGTTGGCTTCTATGTAATGCTGTCATACATTGGTTGTCTTGCAATGGGATGTTTGGTCATAGCTTTTCCTGCTCGGAATCTACCTGACAGATACAATGAAGCAAAGTTCATTACATTCAGCATGTTGGTCTTCTTCAGTGCCTGGATTCCCTTCATACCAGGGTACCTGAGCACCAAAGGGAAGTACACAGTAGCCGTAGAAGTATTTGCCATCCTGGTATCAGCTGCTGGGGTACTGGGCTGTATTTCCTTTCCGAAAATTTTCATAATCTTTTGTACACCAGAAAAGAAGAAGACGGGAGCAAGAAAATGTCTAAGTCCAGCTACAAAATGTACTAGGAAAAGAGTATCTTAA